One window of the Acinonyx jubatus isolate Ajub_Pintada_27869175 chromosome A2, VMU_Ajub_asm_v1.0, whole genome shotgun sequence genome contains the following:
- the RNF148 gene encoding RING finger protein 148 has protein sequence MSLLRITPSTHSSVSSQLLRLSIFLLLSLSGSKGKAIWTAHLNITFQVGNRIISELGESGVFGNHSPLERVSGVAVLPEGWNQNACNPMTNFSRPEQADSWLALIERGGCTFTHKINVAAEKGANGVIIYNYPGTGNKVFPMSHQGTENIVAVMIGNLKGMELLHLIQKGVYVTIIIEVGRMHMPWLSHYVMSLFTFLAATVAYLFLYCAWRPRVPNSSTRRRRQMKADVKKAISQLQLRVLKEGDKELDPNEDSCVVCFDIYKPQDVVRILTCKHFFHKTCIDPWLLAHRTCPMCKCDILKTSTQTVF, from the coding sequence ATGAGCCTACTTAGAATTACTCCTTCAACTCATAGTTCTGTTTCATCTCAACTATTGAGGCTTAGCATCTTTCTACTACTTAGCCTTTCTGGCTCAAAAGGAAAAGCCATTTGGACAGCCCACCTGAATATAACATTTCAGGTGGGAAATCGGATTATATCTGAATTAGGAGAGAGTGGAGTGTTTGGAAATCATTCTCCTTTGGAAAGGGTGTCTGGTGTGGCGGTACTTCCTGAAGGATGGAATCAGAATGCTTGTAATCCTATGACCAACTTCAGCAGACCTGAACAAGCAGACTCTTGGTTGGCCCTCATTGAACGGGGAGGCTGTACTTTTACACATAAAATCAACGTGGCAGCAGAGAAGGGAGCAAATGGGGTGATCATCTATAACTATCCAGGTACGGGTAACAAAGTATTTCCCATGTCTCACCAGGGAACGGAAAATATAGTTGCAGTAATGATAGGCAACTTGAAAGGCATGGAACTTTTGCATTTGATTCAGAAAGGAGTCTACGTGACGATCATCATTGAGGTGGGAAGAATGCACATGCCATGGCTGAGCCATTATGTCATGTCTCTCTTTACCTTCCTGGCTGCCACAGTTGCCTACCTTTTCTTGTACTGTGCTTGGAGACCTAGGGTGCCCAATTCTTCCACCAGGAGGCGAAGACAGATGAAAGCAGATGTGAAGAAAGCTATCAGTCAGCTTCAACTGCGAGTGCTCAAGGAGGGGGATAAGGAACTAGATCCAAACGAAGACAGTTGTGTTGTTTGCTTTGACATCTACAAACCCCAAGATGTAGTACGTATTTTAacttgcaaacattttttccatAAGACGTGCATTGACCCCTGGCTTTTAGCACACAGGACGTGCCCCATGTGCAAGTGTGACATTCTGAAAACTTCAACCCAGACAGTCTTCTGA